In Oncorhynchus clarkii lewisi isolate Uvic-CL-2024 chromosome 2, UVic_Ocla_1.0, whole genome shotgun sequence, one DNA window encodes the following:
- the LOC139364747 gene encoding homocysteine-responsive endoplasmic reticulum-resident ubiquitin-like domain member 2 protein isoform X2, whose product MDPGAVDSPVTLVIKAPNQKYDDQTINCFLNWTVEKLKSHISNVYPSKPSSKDQRLVYSGHLLQDHLQLRDVLRKQEGYHMMHLVCASRSPPTSPTPHCSTPSSVTSDPSSSSGSSDSAGSTPQATTPNQDGQSAASVAGSYDGLRHRGGFPQFNPQNPTSTGIMQWPDGTQVPVQGGMAAGVPPHPMYMPMQVLWWQQMYARHYYMQYQAAVAASQPPSTPPSSPSPTHSPQPAQPNEAPPPQGPNPIQEDRPANPNIQMNAQGGAVLNEDELNRDWLDWMYAVSRAAILLSIVYFYSSFGRFVMVIGAMLLVFLPELQNPGRGGAGLAHQDEAERHQDIQEMERMMDEGLEDEEGDSGEEGPEDPAAPAAPRHHGFLASAWSFISTFFTSLIPEGPPHPAN is encoded by the exons ATGGACCCAGGAGCAGTTGACAGTCCTGTCACCTTAGTCATCAAGGCCCCCAACCAGAAGTATGACGACCAGACAATAAACTGTTTTCTCAACTGGACGGTAGAGAAACTGAAGAGTCACATCTCGAATGTGTACCCAAGCAAGCCG TCATCCAAGGATCAGCGGCTGGTATACTCAGGCCATCTCCTCCAGGACCACCTGCAACTGAGGGATGTCCTCAGGAAG CAGGAGGGTTATCACATGATGCACCTGGTGTGTGCCTCCCGTAGCCCGCCAACCTCGCCCACGCCCCACTGCTCCACCCCCAGCTCGGTGACCTCTGACCCCAGCTCCAGCTCTGGG AGTTCAGACAGTGCTGGCTCCACCCCCCAAGCCACAACACCAAATCAGGACGGTCAGTCCGCTGCCTCAGTAGCAGGAAGTTATGATGGACTAAGGCATCGTGGAGGCTTCCCTCAATTTAACCCTCAAAATCCTACCTCTACTGGTATAATGCAATG GCCAGATGGGACGCAGGTCCCAGTACAGGGGGGTATGGCTGCAGGTGTGCCCCCCCACCCCATGTACATGCCCATGCAGGTCCTCTGGTGGCAGCAAATGTATGCACGCCACTACTACATGCAATA tcAAGCAGCAGTGGCAGCCTCAcagcccccctccacccctccctcctcccccagtccCACCCACTCCCCCCAACCCGCACAGCCCAATGAAGCTCCACCTCCCCAGGGACCTAACCCCATTCAAGAGGACAGGCCGGCCAATCCCAATATCCAGATGAATGCCCAGGGCGGGGCCGTGCTAAATGAGGATGAACTGAACCGGGATTGGCTGGACTGGATGTACGCGGTCTCCCGCGCTGCCATCTTGCTCAGCATTGTGTATTTctactcctcctttggccgcttCGTCATGGTGATAGGCGCCATGCTGCTCGTCTTTTT GCCAGAGCTGCAGAACCCCGGAAGAGGAGGAGCGGGGTTAGCTCATCAGGACGAGGCAGAGAGACACCAGGACATCCAGGAGATG GAGCGGATGATGGATGAAGggctggaggatgaggagggcgACAGTGGAGAGGAAGGCCCAGAGGACCCGGCAGCTCCCGCTGCCCCCCGCCACCACGGCTTCCTGGCCTCCGCCTGGTCCTTCATCAGCACCTTCTTCACCTCCCTCATCCCAGAGGGACCCCCCCACCCCGCCAACTAA
- the LOC139364747 gene encoding homocysteine-responsive endoplasmic reticulum-resident ubiquitin-like domain member 2 protein isoform X3, with protein MDPGAVDSPVTLVIKAPNQKYDDQTINCFLNWTVEKLKSHISNVYPSKPSSKDQRLVYSGHLLQDHLQLRDVLRKSSDSAGSTPQATTPNQDGQSAASVAGSYDGLRHRGGFPQFNPQNPTSTGIMQWPDGTQVPVQGGMAAGVPPHPMYMPMQVLWWQQMYARHYYMQYQAAVAASQPPSTPPSSPSPTHSPQPAQPNEAPPPQGPNPIQEDRPANPNIQMNAQGGAVLNEDELNRDWLDWMYAVSRAAILLSIVYFYSSFGRFVMVIGAMLLVFLHRAGWFPFRPELQNPGRGGAGLAHQDEAERHQDIQEMERMMDEGLEDEEGDSGEEGPEDPAAPAAPRHHGFLASAWSFISTFFTSLIPEGPPHPAN; from the exons ATGGACCCAGGAGCAGTTGACAGTCCTGTCACCTTAGTCATCAAGGCCCCCAACCAGAAGTATGACGACCAGACAATAAACTGTTTTCTCAACTGGACGGTAGAGAAACTGAAGAGTCACATCTCGAATGTGTACCCAAGCAAGCCG TCATCCAAGGATCAGCGGCTGGTATACTCAGGCCATCTCCTCCAGGACCACCTGCAACTGAGGGATGTCCTCAGGAAG AGTTCAGACAGTGCTGGCTCCACCCCCCAAGCCACAACACCAAATCAGGACGGTCAGTCCGCTGCCTCAGTAGCAGGAAGTTATGATGGACTAAGGCATCGTGGAGGCTTCCCTCAATTTAACCCTCAAAATCCTACCTCTACTGGTATAATGCAATG GCCAGATGGGACGCAGGTCCCAGTACAGGGGGGTATGGCTGCAGGTGTGCCCCCCCACCCCATGTACATGCCCATGCAGGTCCTCTGGTGGCAGCAAATGTATGCACGCCACTACTACATGCAATA tcAAGCAGCAGTGGCAGCCTCAcagcccccctccacccctccctcctcccccagtccCACCCACTCCCCCCAACCCGCACAGCCCAATGAAGCTCCACCTCCCCAGGGACCTAACCCCATTCAAGAGGACAGGCCGGCCAATCCCAATATCCAGATGAATGCCCAGGGCGGGGCCGTGCTAAATGAGGATGAACTGAACCGGGATTGGCTGGACTGGATGTACGCGGTCTCCCGCGCTGCCATCTTGCTCAGCATTGTGTATTTctactcctcctttggccgcttCGTCATGGTGATAGGCGCCATGCTGCTCGTCTTTTT GCACAGGGCTGGTTGGTTCCCCTTTAGGCCAGAGCTGCAGAACCCCGGAAGAGGAGGAGCGGGGTTAGCTCATCAGGACGAGGCAGAGAGACACCAGGACATCCAGGAGATG GAGCGGATGATGGATGAAGggctggaggatgaggagggcgACAGTGGAGAGGAAGGCCCAGAGGACCCGGCAGCTCCCGCTGCCCCCCGCCACCACGGCTTCCTGGCCTCCGCCTGGTCCTTCATCAGCACCTTCTTCACCTCCCTCATCCCAGAGGGACCCCCCCACCCCGCCAACTAA
- the LOC139364747 gene encoding homocysteine-responsive endoplasmic reticulum-resident ubiquitin-like domain member 2 protein isoform X1, producing MDPGAVDSPVTLVIKAPNQKYDDQTINCFLNWTVEKLKSHISNVYPSKPSSKDQRLVYSGHLLQDHLQLRDVLRKQEGYHMMHLVCASRSPPTSPTPHCSTPSSVTSDPSSSSGSSDSAGSTPQATTPNQDGQSAASVAGSYDGLRHRGGFPQFNPQNPTSTGIMQWPDGTQVPVQGGMAAGVPPHPMYMPMQVLWWQQMYARHYYMQYQAAVAASQPPSTPPSSPSPTHSPQPAQPNEAPPPQGPNPIQEDRPANPNIQMNAQGGAVLNEDELNRDWLDWMYAVSRAAILLSIVYFYSSFGRFVMVIGAMLLVFLHRAGWFPFRPELQNPGRGGAGLAHQDEAERHQDIQEMERMMDEGLEDEEGDSGEEGPEDPAAPAAPRHHGFLASAWSFISTFFTSLIPEGPPHPAN from the exons ATGGACCCAGGAGCAGTTGACAGTCCTGTCACCTTAGTCATCAAGGCCCCCAACCAGAAGTATGACGACCAGACAATAAACTGTTTTCTCAACTGGACGGTAGAGAAACTGAAGAGTCACATCTCGAATGTGTACCCAAGCAAGCCG TCATCCAAGGATCAGCGGCTGGTATACTCAGGCCATCTCCTCCAGGACCACCTGCAACTGAGGGATGTCCTCAGGAAG CAGGAGGGTTATCACATGATGCACCTGGTGTGTGCCTCCCGTAGCCCGCCAACCTCGCCCACGCCCCACTGCTCCACCCCCAGCTCGGTGACCTCTGACCCCAGCTCCAGCTCTGGG AGTTCAGACAGTGCTGGCTCCACCCCCCAAGCCACAACACCAAATCAGGACGGTCAGTCCGCTGCCTCAGTAGCAGGAAGTTATGATGGACTAAGGCATCGTGGAGGCTTCCCTCAATTTAACCCTCAAAATCCTACCTCTACTGGTATAATGCAATG GCCAGATGGGACGCAGGTCCCAGTACAGGGGGGTATGGCTGCAGGTGTGCCCCCCCACCCCATGTACATGCCCATGCAGGTCCTCTGGTGGCAGCAAATGTATGCACGCCACTACTACATGCAATA tcAAGCAGCAGTGGCAGCCTCAcagcccccctccacccctccctcctcccccagtccCACCCACTCCCCCCAACCCGCACAGCCCAATGAAGCTCCACCTCCCCAGGGACCTAACCCCATTCAAGAGGACAGGCCGGCCAATCCCAATATCCAGATGAATGCCCAGGGCGGGGCCGTGCTAAATGAGGATGAACTGAACCGGGATTGGCTGGACTGGATGTACGCGGTCTCCCGCGCTGCCATCTTGCTCAGCATTGTGTATTTctactcctcctttggccgcttCGTCATGGTGATAGGCGCCATGCTGCTCGTCTTTTT GCACAGGGCTGGTTGGTTCCCCTTTAGGCCAGAGCTGCAGAACCCCGGAAGAGGAGGAGCGGGGTTAGCTCATCAGGACGAGGCAGAGAGACACCAGGACATCCAGGAGATG GAGCGGATGATGGATGAAGggctggaggatgaggagggcgACAGTGGAGAGGAAGGCCCAGAGGACCCGGCAGCTCCCGCTGCCCCCCGCCACCACGGCTTCCTGGCCTCCGCCTGGTCCTTCATCAGCACCTTCTTCACCTCCCTCATCCCAGAGGGACCCCCCCACCCCGCCAACTAA